The Branchiostoma lanceolatum isolate klBraLanc5 chromosome 10, klBraLanc5.hap2, whole genome shotgun sequence genome has a window encoding:
- the LOC136442994 gene encoding uncharacterized protein: protein MILLPSPRNESGELRTRLPDLLSSVRNQRTCLQNIQTFVHQRDKVVQDTTTQLTNLLTNMGIVEMQEMENLKQQIEDLTNQKSSESAELSRLTQELQKAQGEVGRLQGAEQLSKDLQGKFCELQREHEAMKNQQDNIEAKTRTITAELAQYKELVRSKNQEVETLNTQLRKRDQIADDNVSRLQRELKQCEVYIAQLNQDCQGLRKQLQDQSNMEQEFKRKASMSLGEAQEIKSALMKAQEDLKMLKDERELMVVSHQNRIDQLRDSFRKKLQEAEQWPGKMEDILRQERENCTRQLEDLEFRLKESYRMDVEIERQKHQEMIERYIKEKDDLHDKLKTQASRLTSEQRASMTNLERQLNEVRGQAERQEAALKQEVSSLKRLTSDLQSRLSKAEGDNDEELQGMKELMREKEEELAALKEENKELEEKNTQTTEEITFLQETVRRECEERFELTEALSEAREQLLAFQRPPAGFPPNAVPRPPSGQKSRSETSLRSSTNSFSSNGSAGSGKGGVRSSSSNVSVSFEGAKPTGERGKGSSMNASRKRIAAAMGRR, encoded by the exons ATGATTTTGCTTCCTTCTCCTAGAAATGAGAGCGGAGAGCTCCGTACCAGGTTACCCGACCTCCTGTCTTCTGTGCGGAACCAGAGAACGTGTCTACAGAACATACAGACGTTTGTACACCAGCGGGACAAGGTCGTTCAAGACACGACAACACAGCTGACCAACCTTCTCACTAATATGGGCATTGTAGAGATGCAAG AAATGGAGAACCTTAAACAACAGATTGAAgacctgaccaatcagaagtcatCTGAGTCAGCTGAGCTGTCCAGACTAACACAGGAGCTGCAGAAGGCCCAGGGGGAGGTGGGCAGGCTACAAGGGGCAGAACAGCTCAGTAAGGACCTCCAGGGGAAGTTCTGTGAACTGCAGAGGGAACATGAAG CAATGAAGAACCAGCAAGACAATATAGAAGCAAAAACAAGAACTATCACTGCAGAGCTGGCTCAGTACAAGGAGTTGGTCAG aAGTAAGAATCAGGAGGTGGAGACTCTCAACACACAGCTCAGGAAGAGGGACCAGATTGCAGATGACAATGTCTCAAG ACTGCAGAGAGAGCTGAAGCAGTGTGAGGTCTACATAGCCCAACTGAACCAGGATTGCCAGGGTCTAAGGAAACAACTACAGGACCAGTCCAACATGGAGCAGGAGTTCAAGCGCAAGGCTTCCATGTCCCTCGGGGAGGCGCAGGAAATCAAGTCTGCACTCATGAAGGCACAGGAGGATCTGAAAATGCTCAAGGatgaaag GGAACTGATGGTCGTGTCCCATCAGAACAGGATCGACCAGCTCAGGGACAGCTTCAGGAAAAAACTACAGGAGGCGGAGCAGTGGCCTGGCAAG ATGGAGGATATCCTAAGACAGGAGAGAGAAAACTGCACCAGACAGCTGGAGGATTTGGAGTTCAGACTCAAGGAGTCTTACAGAATG GATGTTGAGATTGAGAGACAGAAACACCAGGAGATGATTGAGAGATACATCAAGGAGAAGGATGACTTGCACGACAAG CTGAAAACCCAGGCTAGCAGGCTCACCAGCGAGCAGCGGGCCTCCATGACTAACTTGGAGAGACAACTTAacgaggtcagaggtcaggcgGAGAGACAGGAAGCAGCCCTCAAACAGGAAGTAAGCAGCTTGAAGcggctgacctctgacctgcagTCCCGGCTCAGTAAGGCAGAGGGAGACAATGATGAGGAACTGCAAGGAATGAAGGAGTTGATGAGAGAGAAGGAAGAGGAGTTAGCAGCACTGAAGGAGGAAAATAAGGAGTTGGAAGAAAAGAACACCCAAACTACTGAAGAG ATTACCTTCCTACAAGAGACGGTAAGGAGAGAGTGCGAGGAGAGGTTTGAGTTGACGGAAGCGCTGAGCGAGGCACGTGAGCAGCTTCTCGCCTTCCAGCGTCCGCCCGCTGGCTTTCCGCCCAACGCTGTGCCACGCCCGCCTTCCGGACAGAAAAGTCGTTCAGAGACTTCCCTACGGAGCAGTACAAACAGTTTCTCTTCGAACGGTAGTGCGGGGAGTGGGAAAGGCGGTGTCAGGTCGTCTTCTAGTAACGTTAGCGTGAGTTTTGAAGGAGCGAAGCCAACAGGGGAAAGAGGGAAGGGCAGTAGTATGAACGCCAGCCGGAAAAGAATTGCAGCAGCCATGGGGAGAAGGTAG